The following proteins are encoded in a genomic region of Anas acuta chromosome 28, bAnaAcu1.1, whole genome shotgun sequence:
- the GOLPH3L gene encoding Golgi phosphoprotein 3-like, which produces MTTLTHRGRRSEAGGSVGKRLDEEEEERDPEEDDDSKATRLTLMEEVLLLGLKDKQGYTSFWNDCISSGLRGGILIELALRGRIQLEPLTARKKRLLDRKVHLKSDAPTGDILLDETLRHIKATEPAETVQTWIELLTGETWNPFKLQYQLRNVRERIAKNLVEKGILTTEKQNFLLFDMTTHPVSNAAEKQRLLKRLQEGVLERWAGDPHRMDRRTLALLVLAHSSDVLENAFSSLTDERYEVAMNRTKEVLDADPEVEAAKNRGTEMIWAILAAFNKA; this is translated from the exons ATGACGACGTTGACCCACCGGGGCCGCCGCAGCGAGGCGGGTGGGAGCGTGGGCAAGAGGctggatgaggaggaagaagagagggacCCAGAGGAGGACGATGACTCCAAAGCCACCCGCCTGACGCTGATGGAGGAGGTGCTGCTCCTGGGACTGAAGGACAAGCAG GGCTACACCTCCTTCTGGAACGACTGCATCTCCTCTGGCCTGCGCGGCGGCATCCTCATCGAGCTGGCACTGCGGGGCCGCATCCAGCTGGAGCCCCTCACCGCCAGGAAGAAGCGGCTGCTGGACAGGAAG GTGCACCTGAAGTCGGATGCTCCAACTGGTGACATCCTGCTGGACGAGACCCTGCGGCACATCAAGGCCACGGAGCCTGCAGAAACGGTGCAGACCTGGATAGAGCTGCTCACGG GGGAGACCTGGAACCCCTTCAAGCTGCAGTACCAGCTGCGGAACGTGCGCGAGCGCATCGCCAAGAACCTGGTGGAGAAAGGCATCCTCACCACGGAGAAGCAGAACTTCCTCCTCTTCGACATGACCACGCACCCCGTCAGCAACGCCGCCGAGAAGCAACGCTTGCTcaagaggctgcaggaaggcgTGCTGGAGCGCTGGGCGGGCGACCCGCACCGCATGGACCGCAGGACTTTGGCTCTCCTGGTGCTCGCCCACTCCTCGGACGTGCTGGAGAACGCTTTCAGCAGCCTGACGGACGAGCGATACGAGGTAGCGATGAACAGGACCAAGGAGGTCCTTGACGCAGATCCGGAGGTGGAAGCTGCCAAAAACAGAGGCACGGAGATGATCTGGGCCATCCTGGCGGCCTTCAACAAGGCTTGA
- the ENSA gene encoding alpha-endosulfine translates to MAAPLGTGTRTEEPGQEKQDAQEKELAHPERAEEAKLKAKYPNLGQKPGGSDFLMKRLQKGQKYFDSGDYNMAKAKMKNKQLPSAGPDKNLVTGDHIPTPQDLPQRKSSLVTSKLAG, encoded by the exons ATGGCCGCCCCGCTCGGCACCGGCACCCGCACGGAGGAACCCGGGCAGGAAAAACAG GACGCGCAGGAGAAGGAGCTCGCCCACCCCGAGCGAGCGGAGGAGGCGAAGCTGAAGGCGAAATACCCCAACCTGGGCCAGAAGCCCGGAGGCTCCGATTTCCTGATGAAGAGGCTGCAGAAAGGG caaaaatactTTGATTCTGGTGACTACAACATGGCCAAGGCGAAGATGAAGAACAAGCAGCTGCCCAGCGCGGGGCCTGACAAGAACCTGGTGACGGGAGACCACATCCCCACGCCGCAGGACCTCCCGCAGAGAAAATCCTCGCTTGTGACCAGCAAGCTGGCCGGGTAG